A genomic window from Salvia miltiorrhiza cultivar Shanhuang (shh) chromosome 5, IMPLAD_Smil_shh, whole genome shotgun sequence includes:
- the LOC130985151 gene encoding tyrosine decarboxylase-like, whose product MGSLHNQKPDTGFAGTIKPLDPEEFRRQGHLVIDFLADYYENVEKYPVRSQVEPGYLKKRLPESAPYDAEPIEEILRDVQRDIVPGITHWQSPNYFAYFPSSGSIAGFLGEMLSTGFNVVGFNWMSSPAATELESIVMDWLGKMLKLPSEFLFSGGGGGVLQGTTCEAILCTMVAARDRVLKRIGRDNINKLVVYGSDQTHSAIQKAAQIAGINPSNFRAIATSKTTAFGLTGEAFRAQVQSDVESGLVPLFLCATIGTTSSTAVDPLRPLCAVAKEFDIWVHVDAAYAGSACICPEYRHFLDGVEGADSFSFNAHKWFLTTLDCCCLWVKDPSALVKALSTYPEYLRNKASDAKSVIDYKDWQITLSRRFRSLKLWLVIRSYGVANLRKFLRSHIKMAKNFEGLIGMDKRFEVVVPRNFATVCFRISPIEIAGNHQIVSKEEATNNINCKLLETINESGKIYMTHAVIGGVYVMRFAVGASLTENRHVILAWKVVQEHANALLNSS is encoded by the coding sequence atggGCAGTTTACACAATCAGAAACCGGATACCGGCTTCGCCGGTACCATAAAGCCACTCGACCCGGAAGAATTCCGGAGGCAAGGCCATCTAGTCATCGACTTTCTCGCAGATTACTACGAGAACGTCGAGAAATACCCGGTTCGCAGTCAGGTCGAACCGGGCTACCTGAAGAAGCGGTTACCCGAGTCCGCTCCGTACGACGCCGAGCCCATCGAGGAAATCCTCCGCGACGTTCAGAGAGATATCGTCCCCGGCATCACGCACTGGCAGAGCCCCAACTACTTCGCCTACTTCCCGTCGAGCGGAAGCATTGCCGGATTCCTCGGGGAAATGCTCAGCACCGGCTTCAACGTCGTCGGATTCAACTGGATGTCGTCCCCGGCCGCCACCGAGCTCGAGAGCATCGTCATGGACTGGCTCGGGAAGATGCTCAAGCTCCCCTCGGAGTTTCTAttctccggcggcggcggcggcgtgttGCAGGGCACCACCTGCGAGGCCATACTCTGCACCATGGTCGCCGCCAGGGATCGGGTTTTGAAGAGGATCGGGAGAGATAACATCAACAAGCTCGTCGTCTACGGATCGGATCAGACGCACTCCGCGATCCAGAAAGCGGCTCAGATCGCGGGGATAAACCCTAGTAATTTTCGCGCCATCGCGACATCGAAAACGACCGCATTCGGGCTCACGGGGGAGGCATTCCGAGCGCAGGTCCAATCCGACGTGGAATCAGGTCTGGTGCCTCTGTTCCTATGCGCGACGATCGGAACGACGTCGTCCACCGCGGTGGATCCGCTCCGCCCGCTCTGCGCGGTGGCGAAGGAGTTCGATATTTGGGTGCATGTCGACGCCGCCTACGCCGGAAGCGCATGCATCTGCCCGGAATATCGCCATTTCCTCGACGGCGTCGAAGGCGCCGATTCCTTCAGCTTCAACGCGCACAAATGGTTCCTAACCACGCTGGATTGCTGCTGTCTGTGGGTGAAGGATCCGAGCGCGCTTGTGAAGGCGCTCTCGACGTATCCCGAATATCTGCGAAACAAAGCTTCCGATGCGAAATCGGTGATCGATTACAAGGACTGGCAGATCACTCTCAGCCGGCGGTTCCGATCGCTGAAGCTGTGGCTTGTCATCCGCAGCTACGGCGTCGCGAATCTGAGGAAATTTCTGCGGAGCCACATCAAAATGGCGAAGAATTTCGAAGGATTGATCGGGATGGACAAGCGGTTCGAGGTGGTGGTGCCGAGGAACTTCGCCACCGTGTGCTTCCGCATATCGCCGATCGAGATCGCCGGAAACCACCAGATCGTGTCCAAGGAGGAGGCGACGAACAATATAAATTGCAAATTGCTGGAGACGATAAACGAATCGGGGAAGATTTACATGACGCATGCAGTGATCGGAGGTGTTTACGTGATGCGGTTCGCCGTCGGCGCGAGCTTGACGGAAAATCGACACGTAATTTTGGCTTGGAAAGTTGTTCAAGAACATGCAAACGCGCTCTTGAACAGTTCGTGA